Below is a window of Nicotiana tabacum cultivar K326 chromosome 19, ASM71507v2, whole genome shotgun sequence DNA.
gctacaaacagcgatgatcagtgtaaacttcacaagacaccccataaagataatgcctccaaatcttaagagcgtgaataatcgcagctaactccaaatcatgtaccggataattctgctcgtggggcttcaactgacgtgaagtatatgcaataactcgcccttcctgcattaatacacaacccaaaccaatacgtgaagcgtcacaatacactgtatacattcccgaaccggaagataacactaacactggtgttgtagtcaatgctgtcttgagcttctgaaagcttgactcacaatcatcggaaCTAAACACcattctgggttaatttggttaaAGGTggtgcaatagatgaaaaaccttccacaaaccgacgataataacctgctaaacctagaaaactcctgatctaagtcgccgaagtgggacgatacaaattctgaactgcctcaatctttttgggatcaactttaataccttcgcccgatacaatatgtcccaaaaatgctacagactctagtcaaaactcacatttagagaacttagcatatagcttttgttcccgcaatgtctgaagcactactctcatatgttgctcatGTTCTTCCatgctgcgcgagtagatcaaaatgtcatcaatgaagacaatgataaatgaatcaatatatggcctgaataccctgttcatcagatccataaacgctgccggggcattagttaaaccgaaagacattaccagaaactcataatgaccatatctagtacggaaagcagttttcggaatatccaaatctcgaatcttcaactgatgataccccgaactcaagtcgatcttagagaacaccctagaaccctgcaactggtcaaataggtcatcaatacgcggtaacgagtacttgttcttaatagtaactttgttcaattggcgatagtcaatacacattcgcattgtgctatctttcttcttcacaaataataccggtgcaccccaaggcgatacactcggtctgacgaaccctttagctagtaactcttcaagctgttctttcaactctttcaattcttttggggccatgcgatatggtggaatagatataggctgagtatctagagccaagtcaatacagaaatcaatatcacgagtaggtggcatacctggaagatctgaaggaaatacatcggagaactctcgaactactggcactgaatcaatagccggagtctctgcagtagtatcccgaacataggctagataagccaaacaacccttctcaaccatgtgttgagcctttataaaagaaataactcgattaaatgaactaaccgacgaacccttccacttcagcctaggcaaagatggaatagccaaggtaacaattttggcatgacaatctagaatagcatgatatggagataacgaatccatacccagaataatttcaaaatcggtcatctcgagcaattcttcttcaaaaattcctctaTATTTTTTCACTCTTcttcaaaaatctctctcaaTTTTTATAGATTCAAACTCTAAATACTCCACCACACACCTCCATTAACGCATGTTGCTTGCTTAACTTTCattgaagaagaaaacacttTCGAAGATCAGCCCTAATTCCAgtaagagagcagcaattccaccattgacaatcattaaaaaattttgaagctttgaattcaaatttggattttcaaaaactattatttgtttgattgggtgttgttgcaaataattgagaatattgtttggagtttatatctcaattttgagggtgttttggtgaagattaaacttaattttggctgaatttcagattgaaagaagaagaagaagaagacatgacatacattatacttacgaaattgtagtaaagttgtagtaaagttatagtaaaattgtagaaaaattgtattctgttgtttatatatattttttatttaaatattgtatgaaagttgaacaatattgtataaaaattatatttaagttatatgatattgtagttgtatataactgggtagaaataatgtatgaaagttgtagataagttgtataatatataattagttgtatgaaatttgtttttattatgtataaatcaaatacaaaatatacaaaagacatattgtataaaatttatatttaagtggtatgatattgtagttgtatataactgggtaaaaataatgtataaaagtgtagataagttgtagataagttgtataatatataacgCGGTAGTGAGGCAAGAAGACAAAAATAGAGAAGAGAAAGCGAAAGAATGAAATCATCAGGGCAATGGCTGGAAAGAGCAATACTGGAGCTATGTAACAAGATAGAGACGGGTCTTGATTTAGATGCTGAGATTATATCTGGGCTCGTCTCCTATTGCGAGCTTGCTCCTCCTCTCGATGCTAAAGAATATCTTGATGTAACCCCTTTCCCTCTATCCATATCTCTGGTTTATGATTTTCTTGCTTCCAGTTTTGATGAGCATATTGTTATGGTAATTTGGGTTCTGTATTTAGTATAAAGTCCATAATTGAGGGTAGGGGTATATGACTAATATTGGACTAGTTCACTTCTGTATAGTGCGGTGTGCGGAGGTCATCGGCAATGGCTTCTGTATTGTATACTTCCTTGTATCAAGGTATAGTTTACTCGTGGAACTTTTGCAGCTTTAATTGTTTGGTTTTCCTATACCTAAATCACTAATATAAGTTCAATCTGGAGAGAAGAggggagagaggagagaaaaaaggaaaagagtgtaactaaatcccttgattgaaggcaCAAATAATGAATTGGGGgccttttaaggtggattgtatatattttgtaactaAAATGTGTTTAGGTCAGGTAAATaccaaaatataaatatttttcgtaataaagtttcaaatagtgtataggaatgaaaaaatctCATTAAATTAGGCCGTCGGGTTATGCTAAAATGAGGTAGAGTGTAGTAGTAGTTTGAGATATAGTATTGGGCCTAATGGCATAATATAGCCCATACAATATTATTCTAGTTTGGGCTCCCACATCAGGCAGCTCAGACACCCGAACAGCCCCAAATTCCATTCGTTTTGTCCATCAGATACGAAAAGAATTAGAATCAGAAAAGATGCATGAAAACACGTGGAATTATCCTATTGGCTAAAACATGTTGGAGTCCTCTCTTATTGGTCGCTATTCGCATGACCACGTCGCCGCAGTAAAGTCAGTCGTTGATTCAATATTCAAACGTTCGCCCCGTTCCGCGGTTCAATTTTCTTTAAGCTTTTGCAGTAACATAAAATCAAATTCAATTGATTATAAATTTCCAATTAGCTAACGTCTTCTGATATTCCAGATTGTTCTGGTACATCCAGTTTCTGAACCCTAGATTTCACAATTGTTGTAAGAAACATTTTTATTTCCTTTGATCTGTGTGCCAAACGAGATAATGGCGCATGGAAGATCAAAGTTAATCCtcttgttgttgtgttgtttatCATACACTTTATCAATTGCCATTGCAGCGTGAGTATTTAATACTAGTACCACTCTATCTGTGTTTATGTTTTTGTGTAAAAATGTGATTTTCGTACTATTTCTTATGGAGTGTGTTTAATTCTTTTCAGGAAAAGTTACTATGATATATTGCAAGTTTCAAAAGGTGCTTCAGATGAACAGATTAAACGCGCTTATCGGAAGCTTGCGTTAAAGTATCACCCTGATAAAAACCAAGGAAATGAGGAGGCTAACAAGAAATTCGCTGAAATCAATAATGGTACGTTGCTTTTACTTTAATTGATTATTACTCATTAGGTGGGTTTTTTGGATATCAGTTTTGTGTAATTACTTATCTTCTTGGGGTATTTTCACTTTTCAGCTTATGAAGTGCTGTCGGACAGTGAAAAGAGGAATATATACGACAGGTATGGAGAAGAGGGTCTTAAACAACACGCTGCTAGCGGAGGAGGCAGAGGTGCTGGAATGAACATTCAAGACATATTTAGCCAGTATGTTCAGTTCCTATAGTTCCACTTTatccttcaattttttttctgCGCTGTTGATATTCATTTTGCTCATTTACGAATTATATCCGTTCTTTGGTTGCATATTCTTGCTGGAATGAAATGGAACTGAATAGAGATACTCCCTATGGCGATATCTGATTGATTGATCGGATGGCTGTGATCGTTTTGTAATAATTGCGTAAAGCCACTGGATAGAAATAGGTATATGGTTGCACCTTTTAACTTAAAAAATGGCAAACCACTGATCTTGAGCTAGTTGTGGTAAAGGACTATCAAGTAGGCACATGGCCTGGTTATATAATTCTGGTTACAAGCATAAGCTTAGGCTATATCAGCGGCAGTTGTAGTTTTCAGTTTACCCATATACACAATCATAGTTGGTTCTCGTTATCTAGTCACCTTATTTTATTACATTGCGCTGCAAGGCTGCTATATGAATTTATCTCCCTTACATTTAGCTATCTAAAGAATTTATCCATTGTTTATGGGTTTTTGATATCTAATGATTGACCATTTTCCTGCAATATGGTTAAGGGTGTTGTAGTCTAACTGATGTTTAGATGCATTCAAACTTCTTATATGTTAGAAAAACAGGTCCCAATGTCTAATCTTTCAAATCAGTATTGTTGGTATTCTGGATCTTACTTTTGGTGAAAATTATATGTTTCTTTATCATGGCTTTTTTCTGTTGAATGCTTACCAGATACTCCCTAAGATACATTCTAGATACTCTAAAAAGATTCCAACATGAAATATTTAGATAGACACAGTAACCAGACTTTCACCAATTATGATGGTAAGAAGCTCCATAGACATACTTTCTATATGAAAGTACATTGTGCTGTGCTAAGTAAAATTTCCTACCATGATACTTTTTCTATGTTAAATATTTCGTAGTTGCATTGTTCGTGGTACTACGCTATGCTCTATTCATGTATGTCAGACATGTTTCTGTTAATCTTTCTAAGTTAGTTGCAAACATTGGCTTCACACGTATATTACATTTTAAGAGATAACTCTTATGTTCATTTATTTTTACTAGGTGATGATGCCCTCTCTGCCTTTATCTTTTCAGCTGGTTGGAAATGTTAGTAGTTGGTTCTGTTGCTTGCTTGTTAGAGAAGTACACCCTACATACACTTATTAGTGCCATGATTTTCGGATATTTCTTTCAAAGATATAATTCTCCTTAGTTTGTCTGGAAATAATTCTCCTTAGTTTATCTTATGATGATTAAATGTTTCGAATGTGCTATCTTTCTTGCTAACAAAATGAATAATCTCTGAAGGTTTTTTGGTGGGGGCTCaatggaggaggaggaagagaagATTGTGAAAGGTGATGATGTAATTGTTGATTTGGATGCAACATTGGAAGACTTATACAATGGGGGCTCCTTGAAGGTGAATTACTGTGAACTAATCTGCACCTCTCTTGCTAAATACTCCTTGTCAAGTTGACATCATCGCCTCTCTACTACGGCAAAGGGTGCCACTATCTAGATCGTGGAAAAATAGATGTGCGGTTTCAGAAAGTTATATGAAGCTATCACATGCTTTCCATGtgtcttctttttccatttcacTCGGCAATGCACAGTAAAAGGATCTGAGCTTTCTACTGTAGTGGCAAAGGGGTTTCAAAATTAGTTTAGGTCATAATATTATATCCTAGAGTGTGACATTCTTGCATTTCTCGAATCAGTTTGTTTGAATTCCTGGCCACGCAACTGTCTAAACCTAGAATTTCTTTTCTGGTGATATCAACTGTCATAATTCTTCTACATGTTGTACTTATCAAGAAATTTTTCTTCTGTGTTTGGTGAAAAATACAGGTTTGGAGGGAGAAAAACATTTTAAAACCGGCACCGGGTAAGAGGCGGTGCAACTGCCGAAATGAGGTATATCATCGACAAATCGGTCCAGGAATGTTTCAGCAGATGACTGAGCAGGTATATCTTCGGTCCAAAGTTCTAGATGTCAATTTCAAGCTTTTTGGTGCAGCATCTAGATTATGTTAAACTCTGCAATTATGCTGTTTAGGTCTGTGACCAATGCCCCAACGTGAAGTTTGAAAGGGAGGGCTACCACATTACTGTGGATATTGAGAAAGGAATGCAAGATGGTCAGGTGAGCTTTCTTCTACATTTTTGACTTGCATGCTTGATGTTGTTTATTAAGCTACTTACACTCTTATTTGTTTGCAATGATCCCTTTTCTAATGTAGATGCTGAACATAAGCCTGTGTTTATGCATTTTGATGTACTTTCTTCCTTGTACCCTTTTCACTGCTAGTACTCTCAGGAGCTTCATTTGGCTAGCAGAATAATTTCGTTTTATATGTCCTTCTGGCCACTTAGATCAGTCTACCTGAACTGTTAAAGCcatttactccctccgtttcaatttatgtgaactcatttgactgggcacgaagtttaagaaaagagagaagacttctgaacttgtggtgtaaaataaggCACAtgtattttgtgtggctataaatcattgcataaaggtaaattatttccaaataaggaaaggggtcattctttttggcacggactaaaaaggaaataggttcacataaattgaaacagagaaaGTACTATTTTTACTCTTAGTAAATAATAGCCTTTACTAGATGCTGATTTGAGGTGCACCTAGGTTCATCCAAGAACAGTCTGATGGTGGTTCATTTGAAAGCTAGGCTTGTCATGTGGTGCACTTTGATATGAATGTTATTTACAGTTTAGCATTTACAATTTATATCTTGTCTATGACATATTATCTTTCACCGTAAAGAAGCTTAATTCGTTGTTAGTTCCTTTCTTAATTTTCTGAATACAAGGAAACATTTCAAAATTTCTTTGGATCTATCGAACTTTTCTTGTTTAAAACTGTGAGCTAGTCATATCATGTGTATTCTTCTAACTCATTTCTCCTTTTTAAAGGGGCTAAATATTTGCGTGAACATTAGATCATAATGTTGAGGggcattcattttctttttgccTAGAAATGCTTTCTCTTCATGTCATGTCTTGTTAGACTTGATGCCGAAATGGCAGGAAACTGCTTCTGGTTGTGTTGTGTGTTTCTTAGTAAGAATAGAACATTCTTTTTACAGGAAGTGGTCTTTTATGAGGATGGTGAGCCTAAGATAGATGGTGAACCTGGAGACCTGAAGGTTAGACTTTGTTTCCATGCTGAACAATTGACTTATTTCGTCATGATGTATGCCTTGACTGTGACTTATATTGGTTCCTTTTCATACTTTGGGACAGTTCCGCATCCGCACAGCTCCTCATGACCAGTTCAAAAGGGAAGGAAACGACCTTCGCACCACTGTTACTATAACTCTGGTAACCTAGACATACTTCGTTTTACTTACCACAGTGCATTGCAATTAGCCCTTTTATTCACTTGGCGTAGAATTAAACATTTTAAGTTACCAAAAGATGAAGGTCGTTAAAGAAGAATTAAAGTAATGGATTGATGCTATACTGTTTAGAGAGATTGATATCCAGGAAACATGAATATAAATTCAACTAAACTGACGCCTGATACAGTGCTAGTAGGGACGGTAGTGCAAGCTCTTTGTTGGTATAATGGTGTTGTTAATTGATTCTTTTACTTCGATTCAGGTGCAAGCTCTGGTTGGTTTTGAGAAGACCATTAAACATCTCGATGATCATCTAGTGGATATTAGTTCAAAGGTATATTTTTTCATACATGTCTGACAGACTAACCAACCATACTTATCTGTTTGGCTATATGACCGTGTACTGAAATGATTATTGATATACCCTAGGGAATCACTAAACCAAAGGAAGTGAGAAAGTTTAAAGGCGAAGGGATGCCACTGCATTTTAGTGACAAGAAGGGTGATTTATATGTTAAATTTGAGGTTCTTTTCCCCACATCATTGACGGAGGACCAGAAGAAACAGATCAAGGAAATTCTTGGTTAAGATACCCCGTAATAGACTATTTCTTTGGTCTCCACTCTCCAGTGATGAAAATCCGTGCATCTGTTTGAAGCTGCACCATGCGTCTGACTTGCTATAACCTTCCAAGCTTTTGTGATCTTAACTTTCACGCCCTTCTATCGAAttcatttttcctttatcttttttaGTATGGAGGTGCTCATTTGAGGTATAGAGTAGAAGGCCATTATATGTGTATCAAACAATGATTGTAGAGTAGATGGAAATATGTATAGGTGCTGCAATATTTTGAGGTCGTCTATTTTGTTAGGACGCTTGTCAGTAAGGACTACGGGTTTTAATCCCAGATGGTTTATGCAAATGACAAATGTAACGTCTTGTTATTCTTCTCTTCACCCCCACATAATGCAGACTCAGGTTGATATGCTAATATGCTGGGTTTACTCAAAATGTGAAATTTCAGGCCTCCAAAATActgaattaacccaaatagccgctcACCCAactgcttaaactaaaaataacacacagatgtataatatatgtataatcaatATTAAATATGTGTGTAGTCATAAACAATCAGTGTATAATCTATCTATACCGGCTAATAAAAGTAAACATTGAATTTGGCCGACAATTTATGTAAAAATCCCTCCAAAATATAGATTTGAGTTTTGGGTAATAACACGCACCCAGCCCATCTGAAGAGTACCTTTGTGGACTTGGATTGCTTCACTTGTGCAGGCTAATGCACTTACTTGTACTTGGTGTTTGCGCCGAATATATAAATATAAGACATGtattatacatataaatacactttaatttttaattattaagatTAAATTGCTTGATTTGGTGTAAATATTAGGTGTGGTTAAGTGTGGTAGgtttatagcccgtttggccaaggtGGAAAAATCAGTTTTTTTTGGAAAGTGTTTTTTGGTGAGAAACAATTTGTGtttagctaattaatttaaaaagtacttctaagtagcaattagtgtttgaccaaagttttaaaaagtgtttctaagtgtatttttctcaaaagtgcttatAAAAAAAGTGTTCTaggaagaagctacttttttctgcttctccaaaatgCTTCTACTTCTCCTCATAAGCACTTTTTTTTCtcctaaaagcttggccaaacactttaaatttgaaaaaaaaaaaaaaaaagtacttttgaactTGGAGAAACTTGACCAAACGAACTATTAGTGAATACTTCAGCCGCTTGGATCCTTGTATTTGTTTCGAGGTTCCATTGTTGCTAAACCTGTCATATCAAGCCTCCCAATATACATGTTACCCATAATTTGGGATTTTGGGCCTCTGGGCCATGTGTTACCTAACACGATGAACGAAAGTAACACTGCAAATTCGAtctttgagaaaaataattctaaAATAGATTTTTACTTATTTATACCACATTATAAACCTATTTACTACTGTTAGAGAGGTTATCACCTAATTACATTAGCATATACAATTTAtcatttatatacaaaattttataAAGTACCATTAGAGAGGTGTCTCCACCCTCGCTTTCTTCCTTGTGGACTGCAAACTTCTCTTACCATTAAAAAGCACCATACTCTTATTATTCTAACTCAAATCAAGGCAACTATCCTCAAAGCAAAACAAAGATCAAACCTTTTTTTATCCAAATGCTAAATAACTAAATTAATTGTACTATATAAACAGAGAAGTTAGGACATTGCAATTAATTCCGTGCAATCCActttctgtttttaaattgtaACACTCAGTTTCTTGTACTCTATAGATTTGTTGGTTTAATTTCAGGATGCTAGCTTAATATCTCTAAGTagatttcttttagtttattgaaATCAATAAACTAAATAGTATTCATGAGAATCGAGTAGATTGAATTGGGAACCTTGTTAATCCATTAAAAACTCAATTGATAggcattaaaaagttttgaagctaTGAATTCGAAAATTgatatttgtttggattgggtgtagTTAAAAATGATTGAGAATattctttggagtttatatctaaATTTTGAGATAATTGGATGAGGATTCGAGGTGATTTTGATtagaatttcagattgaaactcgaagaagaagacttaaacaagttatatatatttttatatttcagGTGTAGAAACGACATTCAAAATATATACAACTAACAGAATTGTATAtaagttgtatataaattgtacatAAATTATAGTTTTTATCGGATTCTGtacaaaaaaattgaatttaagttgtagatatattgtagattTTGAccgaatttgtatatattttgtaaaaaaagtTAGTTACTTTCCGTAAATAGAAAAACTTAGACAAAACCggataaataagtttaaaatctcGTATATATACGAAAAAATCCCATTCTAAAACTACGCGACTTGTTTTTATCAATAGCAAGCTGAGTAATTATTAATTTGCCCCATTTAAGTGTTCCATTTACTCTTAAGATAGGAGCTGAAGttcaattaataataataataataataataataataataataataataataataatactaataataataataataataataataataataataataaaaactacctcatctaatatGAAACGGAGCGAGTACATTTTTTataagaataaaaagaaagagCTGGAAAACATGAGAAATAAATTCTAATTTAGACACGATTTAAACACCAAGTCAAAATAAAAAAGTGTAACAATTAATTGAAGTTAAAAGCGTATTTATTTTTGAGGCAGGACAACTATTACAAGTACGCAGTATAGCGGAGGGTTGGAATTTCGAAGCTGACCTAGAAGCTAAACCTGCATTAGGGCTAGTTTGATGTCTTCTTATAGTACCTAGTATTAAAGTTCTTAGAATCTTTCTGTATGAAGTTTATCCTATCAAGTAAAATTTTAGTGTTTCTATTTTCACTTTTAAGCTCCGACTCCTATTTTAGCCGAAATGACTCTACAAACTTTTTAAATCtcattttatttgaatccctaaaaCATAGTGCAATGAAATCCAGcacttaataattttaatttaattctcCAC
It encodes the following:
- the LOC107806419 gene encoding dnaJ protein ERDJ3B; amino-acid sequence: MAHGRSKLILLLLCCLSYTLSIAIAAKSYYDILQVSKGASDEQIKRAYRKLALKYHPDKNQGNEEANKKFAEINNAYEVLSDSEKRNIYDRYGEEGLKQHAASGGGRGAGMNIQDIFSQFFGGGSMEEEEEKIVKGDDVIVDLDATLEDLYNGGSLKVWREKNILKPAPGKRRCNCRNEVYHRQIGPGMFQQMTEQVCDQCPNVKFEREGYHITVDIEKGMQDGQEVVFYEDGEPKIDGEPGDLKFRIRTAPHDQFKREGNDLRTTVTITLVQALVGFEKTIKHLDDHLVDISSKGITKPKEVRKFKGEGMPLHFSDKKGDLYVKFEVLFPTSLTEDQKKQIKEILG